ATTGAATAGCTGCTGCGATGCTCAGATTTCTGTTTTTGGTTCTAAGCTTCATAAGAAGATGCGAGACTCTAATATTTTTGTTGTGGGATCTGGTGCTCTTGGATGTGAATTCTTGAAGAACTTTGCTTTAATGGGGCTTTCTTGTGGCCGTAAAGGGAAGCTAACTATAACAGATGATTATGTCATTGAAAAAAGCAACTTGAGCCGGCAATTCCTGTTTCGTGATTGGAACATTGGACAGGCAAAATCTACAGTATCCGCTACAGCTGCTAGTGCTATCAACTCCAGCCTCCATATTGATGCTCTGCAGAATCGTGCCTGTCCAGAGACTGAACTTGTTCTCAATGATGCATTCTTGGAGGGCCTTGATGCTGTGATCAATGCACTTGATAATGTCAATGCTAGGATCTACGTGGACATGGGATGCCTATACTTCCAGAAACCATTCTTGGAATCTGGAACGCTGGGTCCCAAATGTAATACACAGATGGTGATTCCTCACCTTACTGAAAACTATGGAGCTTCACGAGATCCTCCTGAGAAACAGGCACCAATGTGCACAGTTCATTATTTTCCGCACAATATTGACCATTGTCTAACATGGGCTCCCTCAAAATTTGAGGGTCTGCTAGAGAAAACTCCAAATGAAGTGAACTCATTTATATCTAATCCTGCTGAATATGCTGCTGCTATGAGAAAGGCAGGTGATGCTCAAGCCAGGTAATTGTTGGAGCGTGTACGTGAATGCCTGACTGAAGTACTACATTCCCCTTTGAATTCAACAATTTGTTATTGgctttcttcctctttcttttcatCTTAGCTATTTGAAGTTAAAATGGTTTCACTTTGATTATATATTGCCAACAAATAGGACAGTATCTTTTGTGCTCCAGATGCCATGTAATAACATCTGTTTTCTTTTGCTACGTTTGAAGATTACTTCTCTAATCGTGTGAAGCAGCTAACATTCGCATTTCCTGAGGATGCTGCTACTAGCACCGGTGCTTCTTACTGGTCTGCCCCTAAGCGTTTCCCTCACCCGGTGCAATTCTCAGCTGTTGATTCATCTCACATTCAATTTATACTGGCTTCTTCCATATTGAGAGCGGTGTCTTTTGGGATCCCCATACCGGACTGGGTGAATAACATACCGGACTGGGTGTCTTTTGGGATCCCCGTACTGGACTGGCCGATATAGTAAGTAAGGTTGCAGTGCCTGAATTTGAGCCAAAGAGTGGGGTTAAGATTGAAACAGATGAGAAGGCTACTAACCTCTCCA
The sequence above is a segment of the Triticum dicoccoides isolate Atlit2015 ecotype Zavitan chromosome 1A, WEW_v2.0, whole genome shotgun sequence genome. Coding sequences within it:
- the LOC119362035 gene encoding ubiquitin-activating enzyme E1 3-like isoform X3, producing MYALDPKDLKPLNSCCDAQISVFGSKLHKKMRDSNIFVVGSGALGCEFLKNFALMGLSCGRKGKLTITDDYVIEKSNLSRQFLFRDWNIGQAKSTVSATAASAINSSLHIDALQNRACPETELVLNDAFLEGLDAVINALDNVNARIYVDMGCLYFQKPFLESGTLGPKCNTQMVIPHLTENYGASRDPPEKQAPMCTVHYFPHNIDHCLTWAPSKFEGLLEKTPNEVNSFISNPAEYAAAMRKAGDAQAS
- the LOC119362035 gene encoding ubiquitin-activating enzyme E1 3-like isoform X2; amino-acid sequence: MYALDPKDLKPLNSCCDAQISVFGSKLHKKMRDSNIFVVGSGALGCEFLKNFALMGLSCGRKGKLTITDDYVIEKSNLSRQFLFRDWNIGQAKSTVSATAASAINSSLHIDALQNRACPETELVLNDAFLEGLDAVINALDNVNARIYVDMGCLYFQKPFLESGTLGPKCNTQMVIPHLTENYGASRDPPEKQAPMCTVHYFPHNIDHCLTWAPSKFEGLLEKTPNEVNSFISNPAEYAAAMRKAGDAQARLLL
- the LOC119362035 gene encoding ubiquitin-activating enzyme E1 3-like isoform X1, producing the protein MYALDPKDLKPLNSCCDAQISVFGSKLHKKMRDSNIFVVGSGALGCEFLKNFALMGLSCGRKGKLTITDDYVIEKSNLSRQFLFRDWNIGQAKSTVSATAASAINSSLHIDALQNRACPETELVLNDAFLEGLDAVINALDNVNARIYVDMGCLYFQKPFLESGTLGPKCNTQMVIPHLTENYGASRDPPEKQAPMCTVHYFPHNIDHCLTWAPSKFEGLLEKTPNEVNSFISNPAEYAAAMRKAGDAQARNTRASQFQARFRKQERGKS